GGGGAATAGGAAGCTGAAGGAATAGGAACCCGGGGGAATAGGAAGCCGGGAGAATAGGAAGCCGGGAGAATAGGAAGCCGGGAGAATAGGAAGCCGGGGGAATAGGAAGCTGAGGGAATAGGAAGCCGTGGGAGGGGGACTAGGAGGCTGAGGGATAGGAAGCTGGGGGAATAGGAGGCTGAGGGATAGGAAGCTGAGGGAATAGGAAGCTGGGGGGGACTAGGAAGCTGAGAGAATAGGAAGCCGAGAGAATAGGAAGCCGAGGAAATAGGAAGCCGAGGGAATAGGAAGCCGGGGGGGACTAGGAAGCTTAGCGAATATGAAGCTGGGGTAATAGGAAGCTGGGGAATAGGAGGTTGAGAGAATAGGAAGATGAGAGAATAGGAAGCTGAGGGAATAGGAAGCCGGGGGGAAGCTGGGGGAATAGGACGCTGGGGGAATAGGACGCTGGGGGAATAGGAAGCCAAGGGAATAGGAAGCCGGGGGAATAGGAAGCCGGGGGAATAGGAAGCCGGGGGAATAGGAAGCCGGGGGAATAGGAAGCTGGGGGATTACGAAGCTGGGGGAATAGGAAGCTGGGGAATAGGAAGCCAGGGGAATGGAAAGCCAAGGGAATGGGAAGCCGAGGGAATGGGAAGCCGGGAGAATATGAAGCTGAGGGAATAGGAAGCCGGGGAATGGAAAGCCGAGGGAATGGGAAGCAGGGGGAATAGGAAGCTGAGGGAATAGGAAGCTGAGGAAATAGGAAGCCGAGGGAATAGGAAGCCAGGGGAATAGGAAGCCAGGGGAATAGGAAGCTGAGGGAATAGGAAGCTGAGGGAATAGGAAGCTGAGGGAATAGGAAGCCGGGGGGGGACTAGGAAGCTTAGTGAATAGAAAGCTGGGGGAATAGGAAGCTGGGGAATAGAAAGCTGAGGGAATAGGAAGCTGGGGGAATGGGAAGCCGAGGGAATGGGAAGCCAGGGGGGACTAGGAAGCTTAGTGAATAGGAAGCTGGGGGAATAGGAAGCAGCGGGAATAGGAAGCTGAGGGAATGGGAAGCCGAGGGAATGGGAAGCCGGGGGAATGGGTAGCCGAGGGAATGGGAAGCCGGGGCAGAATAGGAAGCTGGGGAATAGGAAGCCGAGGGAATAGGAAGCTGGGGGAATGGGAAGCCGAGGGAATAGGAAGCCAGGGGAATGGGAAGCCGAGGGAATGGGAAGCCGAGGGAATAGGAAGCCGAGGGAATAGGAAGCCGAGGGAATAGGAAGCTGAGGGAATAGGAAGCCAGGGGAATAGGAAGCCAGGAAAATAGGAAGCGGGGGGAATAGGAAGCTGAGGGAATAGGAAGCCGGGGGGGGCGGACTAGGAAGCTTAGTGAATAGGAAGCTGGGGGAATAGGAAGCTGGGGAATAGGAAGCTGAGAGAATAGGAAGCTGAGGGAATAGGAAGCTGAGGGAATAGGAAGCCGGGGGAATAGGAAGCCGAAGGAATAGGAAGCTGGGGGAATAGGAAACTGAGGGAATAGGAAGCCAGGGGGGACTAGGAAGCTTAGTGAAGAGGAAGCTGGGGGAATAGGAAGCCGGGGGACTAGGAAGCTGAGGGAATAGGAAGCTGTGGGAATAGGAAGCCGGGGGAATAGGAAGCTGAGGGAATAGGTAGCCGGGGGACTCGGAAGCTGGGGGATTACGAAGCTGGGGGAATAGGAAGCTGGGGAATAGGAAGCCGGGGAATGGAAAGCCGAGGGAATGGAAAGCCGAGGGAATGGGAAGCCGGGAGAATATGAAGCTGAGGGAATAGGAAGCCGGGGAATGGAAAGCCGAGGGAATGGGAAGCAGGGGGAATAGGAAGCTGAGGGAATAGGAAGCTGAGGAAATAGGAAGCCGAGGGAATAGGAAGCCAGGGGAATAGGAAGCTGAGGGAATAGGAAGCTGAGGGAATAGGAAGCCGGGGGGAAGAGGACGCTGGGGGAATAGGACGCTGGGGAAATAGGACGCTGGGGAAATAGGACGCTGGGGGAATAGGAAGCCGGGGGAATAGGAAGCCGGGGGAATAGGAAGCCGGGGGAATAGGAAGCCGAGGGAATAGGAAGCCGAGGGAATAGGAAGCCGAGAGAATAGGAAGCTGAGAGAATAGGAAGCTGAGGGAATAGGAAGCCGGGGGAATAGGAAGCCAAGGGAATAGGAAGCCGGGGGGGAGCAGGAAGCTTAGTGAATAGGAAGCTGGGGGAATAGGAAGCCAGGGGGGGACTAGGAAGCTTAGTGAAGAGGAAGCTGGGGGAATAGGAAGCTGAGAGAATAGGAAGCCAGGGGACTAGGAAGCTGGGGGACTAGGAAGCTGAGGGAATAGGAAGCCGAGGGAATAGGAAGCTGACGGAATAGGAAGCCGGGGGAATAGGAAGCTGAGGGAATAGGTAGCCGGGGGACTAGGAAGCTGGTGGAATAGGAAGCTGGGGGAATAGGAAGCATGGGGAATGGAAAGCCGAGGGAATGGGAAGCCGGGGGAATATGAAGCTGAGGGAATAGGAAGCCGGGGAATGGAAAGCCGAGGGAATGGGAAGCAGGGGGAATAGGAAGCTGAGGGAATAGGAAGCTGGGGAATAGGAAGCCGAGGGAATAGGAAGCCAGGGGAATAGGAAGCTGAGGGAATAGGAAGCCGGGGGGGACTAGGAAGCTTATTGAATAGAAAGCTGGGGGAATAGGAAGCTGGGGAATAGGAAGCTGAGGGAATGGGAAGCCGGGGGAATGGGAAGCCGGGGGAATGGGAAGCCGGGGGAATAGGAAGCCAGGGGAATGGGAAGCCGAGGGAATGGGAAGCAGGGGGAATAGGAAGCTGAGGGTATAGGAAGCTGAGGGTATAGGAAGCTGGAGAATAGGAAGCCGAGGGAATAGGAAGCCGAGGGAATAGGAAGCCGAGGGAATAGGAAGCCGAGGGAATAGGAAGCCGAGGGAATAGGAAGCTGAGGGAATAGGAAGCCAGGGGAATAGGAAGCCAGGGGAATAGGAAGCGGGGGGGAATAGGAAGCTGAGGGAATAGGAAGCCGGGGGGGGCGGACTAGGAAGCTTAGTGAATAGGAAGCTGGGGGAATAGGAAGCTGGGGAATAGGAAGCTGAGAGAATAGGAAGCTGAGGGAATAGGAAGCTGAGGGAATAGGAAGCCGGGGGAATAGGAAGCCGAAGGAATAGGAAGCTGGGGGAATAGGAAACTGAGGGAATAGGAAGCCAGGGGGGACTAGGAAGCTTAGTGAAGAGGAAGCTGGGGGAATAGGAAGCCGGGGGACTAGGAAGCTGAGGGAATAGGAAGCTGTGGGAATAGGAAGCCGGGGGAATAGGAAGCTGAGGGAATAGGTAGCCGGGGGACTAGGAAGCTGGGGGATTACGAAGCTGGGGGAATAGGAAGCTGGGGAATAGGAAGCCGGGGAATGGAAAGCCGAGGGAATGGGAAGCCGGGAGAATATGAAGCTGAGGGAATAGGAAGCCGGGGAATGGAAAGCCGAGGGAATGGGAAGCAGGGGGAATAGGAAGCTGAGGGAATAGGAAGCTGAGGAAATAGGAAGCCGAGGGAATAGGAAGCCAGGGGAATAGGAAGCTGAGGGAATAGGAAGCTGAGGGAATAGGAAGCTGAGGGAATAGGAAGCTGAGGGAATAGGAAGCCGGGGGGAAGAGGACGCTGGGGGAATAGGACGCTGGGGGAATAGGAAGCCGGGGGAATAGGAAGCCGGGGGAATAGGAAGCCGGGGGAATAGGAAGCCGAGGGAATAGGAAGCCGAGGGAATAGGAAGCCGAGGGAATAGGAAGCCGAGGGAATAGGAAGCTGAGAGAATAGGAAGCTGAGAGAATAGGAAGCTGAGGGAATAGGAAGCCGGGGGAATAGGAAGCCGGGGGAATAGGAAGCCAAGGGAATAGGAAGCCGGGGGGGGAGCAGGAAGCTTAGTGAATAGGAAGCTGGGGGAATAGGAAGCCAGGGGGGGGACTAGGAAGCTTAGTGAAGAGGAAGCTGGGGGAATAGGAAGCTGAGAGAATAGGAAGCCAGGGGACTAGGAAGCTGGGGGAATAGGAAGCTGAGGGAATAGGAAGCCGAGGGAATAGGAAGCTGACGGAATAGGAAGCCGGGGGAATAGGAAGCTGAGGGAATAGGTAGCCGGGGGACTAGGAAGCTGGTGGAATAGGAAGCTGGGGGAATAGGAAGCATGGGGAATGGAAAGCCGAGGGAATGGGAAGCCGGGGGAATATGAAGCTGAGGGAATAGGAAGCCGGGGAATGGAAAGCCGAGGGAATGGGAAGCAGGGGGAATAGGAAGCTGAGGGAATAGGAAGCTGGGGAATAGGAAGCCGAGGGAATAGGAAGCCAGGGGAATAGGAAGCTGAGGGAATAGGAAGCCGGGGGGGACTAGGAAGCTTATTGAATAGAAAGCTGGGGGAATAGGAAGCTGGGGAATAGGAAGCTGAGGGAATGGGAAGCCGGGGGAATGGGAAGCCGGGGGAATGGGAAGCCGGGGGAATGGGAAGCCGGGGGAATGGGAAGCCAAGGGAATGGGAAGCCAAGGGAATGGGAAGCCAAGGGAATGGGAAGCCGAGGGAATGGGAAGCAGAGGGAATGGGAAGCTGGGGGGGACTAGGAAGCTTAGTGAATAGGAAGCTGGGGGAATAGGAAGCTGAGGGAATAGGAAGCTGAGGGAATGGGAAGCCGAGGGAATGGGAAGCCGAGGGAATGGGAAGCCGAGGGAATGGGAAGCCGAGGGAATGGGAAGCCGGGGGAATGGGAAGCCGAGGGAATGGGAAGCCGGGGGAATGGGAAGCCGGGGGAATGGGAAGCCGAGGGAATGGGAAGCCGAGGGAATAGGAAGCCGAGGGAATAGGAAGCCGGGGCAGAATAGGAAGCCGGATAATAGGAAGCAGAGGGAATGGGAAGCTGGGGGAATGGGAAGCCGGGGGAATGGGAAGCCGAGGGAATAGGAAGCCGAGGGAATGGGAAGCCGGGGGAATGGGAAGCAGGGGGAATAGGAAGCAGGGGGAATAGGAAGCTGAGGGAATAGGAAGCTGGGGAATAGGAAGCTGAGGGAATAGGAAGCTGAGGGAATAGGAAGCTTAGCGAATAGAAAGCCGGGGGAATAGGAAGCTGAGGGAATGGGAAGCCGGGGGAATGGGAAGCCGGGGGAATGGGAAGCCGAGGGAATAGGAAGCCGGGGCAGAATAGGAAGCCGGATAATAGGAAGCTGAGGGAATGGGAAGCTGGGGGAATGGGAAGCCGAGGGAATAGGAAGCCGAGGGAATGGGAAGCCGGGGGAATGGGAAGCAGGGGGAATAGGAAGCTGAGGGAATAGGAAGCCGAGGGAATGGGAAGCCGGGGAATAGGAACTGAGGGCCACAGGGAGACGCACAGGGGCCCCAATTATAGAGACAGAGGCCACAGGAAGAATAGGAGGCCGGGGGATAGGAAGCGGTTGATTGCTCCAGGCTGGGCCGCTCGGTTCGCTCGGCGGTTGATTTGTTTTGGCTGGGCTCTGTGCGCTCATTGGCCGCTCGGTTCGCTCGGCGGTTGATTTGTTTTGGCTGGGATATCTGCGCGCTAATTGGCCGCTCGGTTTGCTCTGCGGTTGATTGATCCAGGCTGGGCTCTGTGCGCTCATTGGCCGCTCGGTTCGCTCGGCGGTTGATTGGTGATGTCGCTCGGGCCCTGGCTCGGTTCGGCCCGGATGCCGTGAGATGGCCGCCGCCGGTCCAACGGAAACCTGGAGcctgaggaggagaggggggacccAGGAGAGACTGACACTGCCCGAGGGGGAGGAGGTGAGAGAGCTGGGCCCCCAGGAGCCAcagggagagagacagggggccACAGGGAGAGAGGCAGGGGGCCACAGGGAGAGAGGCAGGGGGCCACAGGGAGAGAGGCAGGGGGCCACAGGGAGAGAGGCAGGGGGCCACAGGGAGAGAGGCAGGGGGCCAcagggagagagacagggggccacagggagagagacagggggccacagggagagagacagggggccACAGGGAGAGAGATAGGGGGCCACAGGGAGACAGGCAGGGGGCCACAGGGAGACAGGCAGGGGGCCACAGGGAGACAGGCAGGGGGCCACAGGGAGAGAGGCAGGGGGCCACAGGGAGAGAGGCAGGGTGCCAcagggagagagacagggggccacagggagagagacagggggggggggcacagggaGAGAGATAGGGGGCCACAGGGAGACAGGCAGGGGGCCACAGGGAGACAGGCAGGGGGCCACAGGGAGACAGGCAGGGGGCCACAGGGAGACAGGCAGGGGGCCACAGGGAGACAGGCAGGGGGCCACAGGGAGACAGGCAGGGGGCCACAGGGAGACAGGCAGGGGGCCACAGGGAGACAGGCAGGGGGCCACAGGGAGACAGGCAGGGGGCCACAGGGAGACAGGCAGGGGGCCACAGGGAGACAGGCAGGGGGCCACAGGGAGACAGGCAGGGGGCCACAGGGAGACAGGCAGGGGGCCACAGGGAGACAGGCAGGGGGCCACAGGGAGACAGGCAGGGGGCCACAGGGAGACAGGCAGGGGGCCACAGGGAGACAGGCAGGGGGCCACAGGGAGACAGGCAGGGGGCCACAGGGAGACAGGCAGGGGGCCACAGGGAGACAGGCAGGGGGCCACAGGGAGACAGGCAGGGGGCCACAGGGAGACAGGCAGGGggccacaggcagacaggcagggggccacaggcagacaggcagggggccacaggcagacaggcagggggccacaggcagacaggcagggggccacaggcagacaggcagggggccacaggcagacaggcagggggccacaggcagacaggcaggggGCCACAGGCAGACAGGGGGCCACAGGCAGACAGGGGTCCACAGGCAGACAGGGGTCCACAGGCAGACAGGGGGCCACAGGCAGACAGGGGGCCACAGGCAGACAGGGGGCcacagggagagagacagacagacagacaggggggCCACAGGGAGACAGACAGGGGGGCCACAGGGAGACAGACAGGGGGGCCACAGGGAGACAGACAGGCAGGGGGGCCACAGGGAGACAGACAGGCAGGGGGGCCACAGGGAGACAGACAGGCAGGGGGGCCACAGGGAGACAGACAGGCAGGGGGGCCACAGGGAGACAGACAGGCAGGGGGGCCACAGGGAGACAGACAGGCAGGGGGGCCACAGGGAGACAGACAGGCAGGGGGGCCACAGGGAGACAGACAGGCAGGGGGGCCACAGGGAGACAGACAGGCAGGGGGGCCACAGGGAGACAGACAGGCAGGGGGGCCACAGGGAGACAGACAGGCAGGGGGGCCACAGGGAGACAGACAGGCAGGGGGGCCACAGGGAGACAGACAGGCAGGGGGGCCACAGGGAGACAGACAGGCAGGGGGGCCACAGGGAGACAGACAGGCAGGGGCCCTAAATATAGAGACAGGGGCCACAGGGAGAGAGACAGGCAGGGGCCCTAAATATAGAGACAGGGGCCCTAAATATAGAGACAGGGGCCACAGGGAGACAGGCAGGGGCCCTAATTATAAAGACAGGGGCCACAGGGAGACAGGCAGGAGCCACAGGGAGACAGGCAGGAGCCACAGGGAGACAGGCAGGGGCCACAGTGAGACAGACAGGGACCCTAATTATAGATACTATGgccacagtcagacagacagggaCCCTAATTATAGAGACATGTAGAGAGATATGACTGACTGACAGAGGGATAGAGCGAGAGAATGTCGACTGACacacggagagagagagagaatgatgacacggagagagagagagaatgatgacacggagagagagagagaatgatgacacggagagagagggagaatgatgacacggagagagagagagaatgatgacacggagagagagagagaatgatgacacggagagagagagagaatgatgacacggagagagagagagaatgatgacacggagagagagagagaatgatgactgacagagagagagagagaatgatgaCTGACAGAGAGAGGATGATATGTGGGTCTAGGTAGAGAGGGGATTAGGGGTTTGTGCAGGGGGCATAGAGGCTGAGAAAAGTGCAAAGAATTTGTGTTGTGAGGAGGTAGGGGTTGTATGGGGTTTCTCCTGGGGAAAATAGTGCAGGGAGTGGAATAAGAGGATTGAGGATCTTGGCATAAGAGTAGTGGGGGGGCTTGTCTGGGGTGGGATTGTTATGGTTGGATGAGTCGCTCATTACGGGTGTTTCCTTGATAATGGTCAACCCAGCCTGGGTAGGACTAGTCAGAATtcagtttgtgagtgcatttgatCGCTGTCTGGAATTGTCTGATTTGCTTTGAGTTCTTGCTAAACGTTCCTGCGCCTTCAATTTTTGCAGCCCTAgagcattgtttttatttttttcaggtcaCCATAGGCCGAGGCCTAGGCGTCAACTACCAGCTGACCTCCACCGTCTGCCCACTTATGATTTCACGAGTACACTGCATTTTGAAACAGAATGCGGATGGTCTGTGGACCATCACTGACAACAGGGTAACGTCTAAATAATTCTACTTTAATAACTTTTATTGTTAGGTTAGAGCATAGCGAGTCTGACAGAAATACTATTCAGTGTTAGTTTGGTGATATTGCCTGGATTATACAGAATTTTTCTATGACATTTCTTGTGAGCCTGAGCGTGTAATCCGTAAAGGAACATTCAGGAAACATTTGCTAAATGTGTTGTGTTAGACGTTCTCCACCCTCAGAGCCTCTAATCGCCTGAACACACGATAGAAACATATGCATGGTCAATAAGATACAGTCCCCATTAACATGTCACAGCTGGTAAGCCAATATGTTGATTTCTTAGTCAATATCTGATCACTATATCTGCGTTCTACTGTCATCCTGTGTATTCCTGCACCAAGACACTGTTCTGGCGTATCAACAATCTTTAAGTGTTAACCATTATCTCTGAAAGTTACCGACTCCTGATAAAGTAACACTccgagcactataaccactacagcccactgagcTAAGCAGAGCTGTGCAGGTCTGCTCTCATTGGCTAAGACCATCTGCtctgtgctctcagccaatgagcgggGTCCTGTATCAAGGTGTGCTTAACTCAGGAAGACACAGTTTAACTACTGGCACTACTTATCTATTCTACTTCATTGTATTTgttcaaaattagattttgccacttttttttctgtttatcaaATGCAAAATATAGTCTTTTTTACCACCAGATTTTTTAAGACTTGCAATCTGAGTACAATTACATTATTCTAAAGAGTTCTTTTCCAATGAGATTCAGAAAACATTATAGAAACCATGTATCTCTGTGTTCATTTAAGCAaacattctttctactttacctaatttatttatttttcacttaaacaatatttaatttaatttaatttaataaatgtatattgtcagaatgCTGGTAAATATTCATCAAGTGACTGTTAAATAGCATACTGTTTTGACATACAAGAGTATTTCTTAAAGTGATCTAAAAAGCGATGGTTTTCTGAAACGTAATTTTTGCAAAGAAATGGAAGTGAAACAGAACACTTTTCTAGCAGAAAAATGTATGAATCTGTTGCGTCTACGATAAAATGGTGCATATTATAAAATGATATTTAGAGCACAAAAAAAACCAGGTTAAAACAAGTCATATTTTAGAAATTGCGCCAAAACTCCAGTGAAAATTAGACGCAAAGACATTAGACCCATCCGATAATCTGGGGTTCATATATGTTATTCTGTGGGTCGTCCCAGCCATTTTACTTCTACCAGGTTACAGTATTAACAGAGGCTTTAAATTAGAAAATTATTTCTTTGTTTCTGTGTAGGTATTTTACAAGTGTAACAATACTTAGACTGCAAaacttgttatttttttagtttgttgaaTTATTATGTAACAAAACATGGAGTCAGGTCTGCTATGCCCTACATATTTGACATCGGCTAGCTGTTCCATCATTCTCTATTTGCTGTGGGGGTTAGAAACTGTAATTCCCACCTTAAATTTCTGTATGCTCCAGGGACTCTATGCCAGTCAGATATGTATTATTGCAccgaaaataaaactattttgcaGAGGTTTACGTTCTAATGAAATATAGTACGTGtgtgtttacatattttttttccgtatgtttTAACATTACCACATTTTTTAACACCCAACCTTGTTTTTCTCTCTGTTTAATTGCATTTCGCTTTAGTTTACATGTTTAAATCTTTTAATCCCTATTTTAGAGGGTAACTTTTCAGAGAGTGACCTAATGAAGGGTCATTCTAAACACAAAACACTTCATTTTAATAAGGTGGTGCTGCATAGATGCTCTCCTTTTTGCCTGTCCCTCTAACATTGACATTTCAGAGAAAACGTGTTTACGTCTTGCCTGAATCATGTCTCTATTGGCTATCAGACCGACActggccactagaggcgctttctcATAGAAGACTTTCCTTTTTCAAAGGTCTTCATGCTGAATGTGTCCAATACTTCCCATAGAGGAGGATTGAATgtcatgcttctctgtgagaggcACTGGATTGGCAGAGTGTGGCGATTGCCTCTCAGGCACCAGATGCTTTTCTGTGAGAAACAATGTTTTGGTCAATAGTCCTCAAACAGGTGACTTTACTGGAAGCTGGGCGGTGTTTCATGAATAAATTCCATTGTTCAACATGTTATGTAGAAACAGAAAAATACCAAAACATATGTACATTGTAGCGATTTCAAAACTGAATTGTGAGATTTAGACAGTTTTTTAGCTATTTAAGCCACTTTCACTTCAGAAATGTGATGTTTAAGAAAGGGAAGTGTTAATGCTAACAAGTTAATCGGCAACTTTTCAAATTCCAGTAAGTCTGTACAGAGGGACCCCAGGTTACTATCTTCCAATTAAAGTGACAGGATATAAATAATCTGCTGCGTTGTGTAATCGATAAATAATCCACAAAAGATTGGAATCTGAAGCAGTGTCAGTAACTAGTTTAAAAGATAAATTCCATTCTGTTACTTTCATTACAAAGCCTCAATGTCTTTGTTCCATTTGATGATGATACAATAATATGTGACTGTCTATCTTTCCGTAGAGTTTGAATGGGGTATGGCTGAATAAGACCAAGCTGGAACCGCGTAAAGCATATGTATTGAGTGAGGGGACCTGCGTCCAGTTAGGGGTTCCACTGCCAAACACAAATAACATTGAATTTGAATATGATGTGGTTAAGGAATCGCTGGGACAGGCATGCTCAGACCTGGAAATCCCAGGAAAGTCCATGGGACCACGGGTAAAGCGGAAATTTAATCCTGAGGAATCCGAGGACCCTGGAACTGAAGGTTCATCAAATCCTTTTAAAGTGAAGATTTACCGGATCAGTAGGGGTGTTGGTGAGTCAGAAATATCACCCTGTAGGATGGACCTGGCCAGACAGTGTACTGGGAAAGTTGGGGCCATGGAGCAACCTGATATAGAAGATCTCTCCCCCACTCAGCAGCAGTGTCGCAGCACCTTACAGCTCAGCAAAGTGAGGCAAACCATGGAGGAGATACGGAGACTCAATGTGCAAATGCAGGTGAAGCAGCAGGAGATGCAGGAAAAGATGAATGCCCCCGGGCACAGCAAACGGGCAGATTCCAAGGATCTTCTCCTGGTACAGAAAGAACTTCACGATCTCCAGAACCAGCTGAGTAATGAAAGAGTGGAACATCTCCACCGGGTGCAGGAACTGAAACAGATTTTTGCGGAACAGCAGCAGAAGCAGGTGAGCAGAGAATGCCAGGCCTGTAGTCCGTGTGGATTTGCCCACTTGCTCCCCAAGTCTCCCGTCCACATGGCAAGGTAAATTTGAAAGAACAGGGCTAGTGACTTGTCCCTTTTCCTCTGTCTGTTTTTGTCTGTAAATTCTGAAGCCTGTCCTGTTCTCTTATCATTGCTGAGTGCATACAGCTGGGcttatactgatacacacagctcccctgatTCTTGTGCTGTAATAATGTAGACTGTCAGGTATGATGTCACACATCCCTGCAGCATGAGCCTCTGGGAAGCTGGCTCTGTGTAAGAGAGAGACAAACCGTGTGAGGAGCATCTGTCACAGTGCTACATGCGAAATTACTCAATGTGTAGTGTGCAGCGAATGCTTAGTATTGTGGGGGCAGCAGCCATGTTCAGTGGTGCCTATTGGTACATAACTAACCGAACACACACTCTCTTTACAGACTGTCTGCTACAACATGTTGAGTAATATATACATTGCGTCTGTTTAGTGTACTTCACACATGAGGTTTATCAATGATTTGCAGGTGATTTTGTTTTCATAGGGAGAACGGAAGCAGGCTGAAGAGGAACAATTAAAGGAACAACTGGCCCAAGCGCTACAAGAGGTATTACAGTTTGGTACAAACCTTGAGGGGAAGGGGACAATTACTACAGGAGGTACTGTAGgacattctgtgtgtgtggaggaggggtCATTGCTACAGGATGTATTGTAGTTTGTTacattctgtgtgtgggggtcattgctataggaggtattgtaggacattctgtgtggggggggtcattgctacaggaggtattgtaggacattctgtgtggggggtcattgctacaggaggtattgtagtacattctgtgtgtggggg
This region of Pelobates fuscus isolate aPelFus1 chromosome 2, aPelFus1.pri, whole genome shotgun sequence genomic DNA includes:
- the RNF8 gene encoding E3 ubiquitin-protein ligase RNF8 isoform X1, which gives rise to MAAAGPTETWSLRRRGGTQERLTLPEGEEVTIGRGLGVNYQLTSTVCPLMISRVHCILKQNADGLWTITDNRSLNGVWLNKTKLEPRKAYVLSEGTCVQLGVPLPNTNNIEFEYDVVKESLGQACSDLEIPGKSMGPRVKRKFNPEESEDPGTEGSSNPFKVKIYRISRGVGESEISPCRMDLARQCTGKVGAMEQPDIEDLSPTQQQCRSTLQLSKVRQTMEEIRRLNVQMQVKQQEMQEKMNAPGHSKRADSKDLLLVQKELHDLQNQLSNERVEHLHRVQELKQIFAEQQQKQGERKQAEEEQLKEQLAQALQEHTLLMEELKSNKNNFEQIIQAKNKELEETKQEKEKVRAQKEEVLNHMNDVLDNELQCIICSEHFIEAVTLSCAHSFCSYCIAQWRKRKDECPICRQDICSQTRSLVLDNCIDRMVDKLSPEMKDRRTSLIIERKALNPMKEVIPILTDSDSNSLDPFSSSDELDDEFEGDFDDVPSGSDDEDDDFLFL
- the RNF8 gene encoding E3 ubiquitin-protein ligase RNF8 isoform X2; this encodes MAAAGPTETWSLRRRGGTQERLTLPEGEEVTIGRGLGVNYQLTSTVCPLMISRVHCILKQNADGLWTITDNRSLNGVWLNKTKLEPRKAYVLSEGTCVQLGVPLPNTNNIEFEYDVVKESLGQACSDLEIPGKSMGPRVKRKFNPEESEDPGTEGSSNPFKVKIYRISRGVGESEISPCRMDLARQCTGKVGAMEQPDIEDLSPTQQQCRSTLQLSKVRQTMEEIRRLNVQMQVKQQEMQEKMNAPGHSKRADSKDLLLVQKELHDLQNQLSNERVEHLHRVQELKQIFAEQQQKQGERKQAEEEQLKEQLAQALQEHTLLMEELKSNKNNFEQIIQAKNKELEETKQEKEKVRAQKEEVLNHMNDVLDNELQCIICSEHFIEAVTLSCAHSFCSYCIAQWRKRKDECPICRQDICSQTRSLVLDNCIDRMVDKLSPEMKDRRTSLIIERKGESAESHERSDPHLNRQRQQQLGPFLQQR